AGCAGACCAGCAGAAAATATTGATGCAGGCGTAGAGAAACGTGACCATGCAGAGCACCACGGTAGTGCTGAGTTTACTAAAGTTCTTCTCTATGTTCTCAGGCAGTGATGCCTTCCTGGCCCAGAACTCAACCCATGGTTGGAAGAAGAAGATGAACAGGTTGCCCATGCCCACCAGGACCACCCAGAACCTGAGCGTTGTGCTGAAGAGCACCAAGGTAGTGATCCGTGTGGCGATCTCTAACCCTCGCCACAGGATCATGCACAGGTAGGCAGCAGGTTTCATTCGCACTTTGTAGTCATCATACTTGATCTGTATGGCCAGAACACTGCAAACTAAAGCTCCGTATACGATCGATATCATGGAAATGATCATCAGGGCAACTGTAAACACAAAtgaaacataaactaacaatgaaaaatatggtcacacttttttttttttagtttgcattaTAACTGATTAGTGGCattatataattactaaaaatgtactgttatttctatagtaagtacatgtaatgtgtaacaggCTTGCTGCAGTAGTTAACACTTTAACTAGCATTATTTAATGGGatctttttgtaaagtgttaccaatattacATTTGGTAACTGGTAAAGAATTCAGACTTACGCCGTGTGGGAAGGACATATTTTTCCTGAATGGTGGCATAGAGTTGCAGAGTGAGCTGTGGAGTGGAGCCTAGGAAGGCCTGGATGACAGCTGTGCGTTTGAAGGCATTGCGGTGGACGGCTAGTTTGCGCTCTGAATGTCCGATCTCACATTCGAAGGCTGGGCCTAAGCCTCTGCCATGCTTTAGCTTGATCTTTCTTGAAATTGTAACATATGGTTCCTCATTTTTTCCCGCCTGACAGTAAACAACAAGAGCTTCAATGCACCTGAAAGGAAAAAGGACTGATTTTACTGTGGATGGAATAAATTTTGAGAAATATGGCATTGGAAACtgatttattaacaaaacaaaaccaaaagagaGTAATAAAACGTTTAATTCTAACAAGACTGACCAATTTGAGTAGACAAAGCAGACTTTCAGTACTCATACATTTCGtttccacaaggtggcagcaaAATTTTAGAGCTCAAACCATTTTAAACCGGTATATCAGCTTACAGTTTTCTGAAATATGATAAGTGTGTAGTCGGTGCTTATTCTGGGTGAAAAATTCACAACAGTGGTGTTTGCATGTCCTGCATGAGcacatttcacttttaatttgaataaagcaTTGCCTTTAAATTGCAATCAAATTGACTTTACCACATGATTGAACGtgtttaacattattacaatCACGGAAAACAAGTCAACACTGCTGTAAactatgtattttaaaagaaatgaaggatgcatttaactgatcaaatgtcacagtaaaggcatttataatatataacaaaataattctacttcaaataaatgcagctcttgaaaaattaaaataataaacagcacaattatgataacaatattacaaaaaaaagtcatttgatTTATGGTTTTGTAATTCTGTGGTGCTAATTATTGttgtactatttattttcacatagcattaatattttggtaaatattcAGGTCAGgtaaatttttaaacttttatcattaattatgaaactgGTTTTGTTAGTACAGATACGTTTTAGtactaattttcctttttttcttgtgCATTCTGGAACATTCAAGAACATTGTGAGACTagtcataaaagacaaaaatcatcCAACATACACTTCTGAAGTGTGAGATGACTCACTTTTGGTAACTGTCTATGTTGAACTGTTGTTAGCTCTGTATTGTGCTGCATGTACCATGTGATTTTATACACAAGTAATGACACAGATTAGCTTGTATAAGTCgtccacatatttttttttcatgagcacACGATACACAAAAACttcaaaaagaaatattaaaactaaaagcaaaacaaaatttttataaaaatgtgtttcacgGTGTAACAATAAGATAATGATAAGAAAACGAAGACCAgagtaatggctggtgaaaaatcagctttgccatcacaggaattaattatatttttcaaatatattcaaatagaaaacagttattttacatattaaaaatatttctggtGAGTATAAACGATTCCTTAACAGTCAACTATGAtttgcacaaacaaaaatattgttataaagtggtttagttttattttacaggaAGAGCAAAGTTGGCACACCACAGCTACAAAagtggaaaaatatttatttatgttctcaCCACGTCCACATGTTCATCGTTTTCTGATGAAGAGCCTGTAGGCTCGAAATGTCACCTGTGGTgagaacataaatatttttctacttttggaGCCGTGGTGTGCCAACTTTGCTCTTTCTAGCTGACATTGTTAGAGGTTGAGCACCCACACTGAGCTTTTGGCCTGCTGCTAGATGTGCACACTTTGATTGTaatcttagttttattttaccCAATCATTTACGCAATGCTTTCATGTATTTGTATAAATTCATTAAGTGTGGCTCACTAAATATGATCACAAAACATAACAGctatattcacccaaaaatgaaaactagtaattttttgtttgatgGAACATAATAGAAGCTCTCCATACAACAGAAGACAATTgcaaccaaaactgtttggttaccaacatttttcaaaatattatcttttgggttccacagaagaaaaaatgttGTACAGGTTTGAAGGTTGTACAGAGGGTGACTAAAAGATCCCTGAGTTTtgatttgtgggtgaactatgtATTTCAAGGCAATTCACACTAATTGTGTAATTATAATGTGTGAGTTTATTACGTTTCTGTGTATGTGAATGGCAGTGGGCACTCCTACTCAAATCAAACCCTAGCCTTCACGCTAAATGAACATAAATGACTTCTGCACGTTTGTATCACAGCAAATGTCACCTCTTTTGCTTTGAAACGAGAAGGAATTCTTTGAGCAAGAATTTCAACACTTAGCTGCACAGCATGCAGAAGATGCTGTTCCAGTCTGCGTGAGTGGCCATGTTTATTCAAAAGCATGTAAATTAAGTCAACAACCCAAACATACATGCTTATAAAGTtgtataagaaacagaaaatataccagtgttttgaatgttttttactttaaaatccaTCCAGAGCAccttaaaagaatataaaaacctAGCTGTTTAAGGCTTGTTTCTATGGCATAATATGATGCACAACATCTACAAAGTATAATCTAATAAAGTGAGAGCAGTCTGCCATATTAGAACACATGGCCTGTGCTGCACAAAGAAACTAGAGCCTGCTATAAGGCTATTATCCAGAGCTTGGTAAAATGATTACTAAAGACAGTCTTTGGTTTCTGCACAGCAACCACAGGCCCTGTTAGTATATAAGGAGATGATGAAGGTGGCTATTTTGATCTGATATTTAATACTTGCCAATGGCTGATGCTTCTAGTCAAACATACAATGGGATTACTTTATCAGGATTCAACTTTTGTGTTTGCAGCCCAAATCTGGTAAACCACAAAACCCTAACAAATTTGACAAAACCATGTAGAACTGTATGCCAAATACCAACAGGAAAAAAACATTCCCGGAAATCCACAGtcactttaaaacaataattCTTCAATCGCTCTTCTCTCAAGAAATACAGTGAGATTAATGCTGTATAAACAGGAAGATCTGAGTTTAGTAAGATTAGACATTTCCTCTTCAAGAGAATTATTTTATAACCGTGTCAGATATTTATAGAGGTGACCCTGACCCTCATCTTTTCTTACAATCTACTGACTGCTTACTGACCTCGGCACAGCATACCAAAGAAGGACTAGTCCACAAATTGGACCTgcacactgcattcctatttctcctcttttttgtttgttcatactTGACAGTAAGAAGAGATACAGATGTTAATCACAGCTCagtattttatagaaataaacttaaaaactttGAATTTTTCTCTGAATTTCAAGTTGATTTGAAGCTACTGCAGATCTGAAGACTAAATCCCAAACCACATGCTATTTCTTTGGTAAGAAATTATaagcaaattcatttttaatataaacagcTTAGCACTTTGAGATGATAAGATGATTGTAAACATAAGTTTTAATTACAAACAAGCAAGAACCGAACACTGCTGGGAATATAAATCTGTTGTTTACATTAGTTGTAAGATTGACATTGATTTCTGCTGTACAGTCAACAGCGTTGAAGATATTTGAATACTGTATGACTATGACCTAGATAGTATCTGTCCTTCTGTGGCCTGCCACATATTCCTAGGTAACAGTATTAACAGAGTACAATAACTGACGGTAGACTGGGAAATGATGGTCGTTTTGTTTATATGTGTCACACCCTTAGATTTCAATTCCAAACAATAAGATTGAATCCTGCTGCAAACGTTTGGTTTTACTTTCACATATCTCCTAAACTCCCCAGACTCCACCTTAATAACCTGCAGAACATGTCAATGTTTGCTCAACAAGACTgaacacattttgaaaaatggatgCCAGAAGCAAGGGGAGTACTGTATCTAAAATATTTTCTGGGAGACATCCAACATTTTCAGTAGTGGTTTGAACGCTGAAGATTCTTAAGAACACTGACTCATGTCATTTCATAATATACTGTAAGAGTATGTCTAAAGGTTCCAGCAGTTGTAGTTTTGTCATGTGACTTGACCTATTACTAAGCTTGTCTGGCATTTCGGAAGTGGAAACTTCTGGGGTAAATATCTACAGTACTTAAAAACTGAAAACTCGAAACTGCCATTTAGCAGTCAAAAGTGCGAATACATCAACTCATTCTTGATCATTACTTAAGTTTCGTGAATTTTCCCACATTTTAGGATAATAGTAAAGTTAGCAAATGATGAAATTATACAAATTGGTGGAAATTTAGTACTaaccaaaagcaaaaaaacaactaCACCAACATACTTAAACTGAATCCTGGTGTAGGTCTAGTTATACTAGGTCCTTTTGGGTGCTTTTCTTTCACTGTTTGATTAcctcattcattaaaaaattacttaaaatgtaaaaaaaaaaaaaaagcataggtACAATTTATATATTAGTTTGCCCTTTTTTAAATGGTACAATATAAATACACAGCCATTCaggattttatttgtatattttaaaatgtaatttattaattttaagttattgaAAAGCTGACTTTTTAACAGCCccctcaaaatgtattttaatatgctgatgtggtgctcaagcaacatttattattattatcagtgttgaaaacagttgtgctgcttaatatttttctagaAACTGTGATACGTTTCATTCAGGATtcttgatgaacagaaaattgaaaatataaatgttttaactgttacttttgatcagatTAATGCATCCCtgcagaataaatgttttttgtttcaaaaaaaaattactgaccccaaaattttgaacactAGCGTATATAGATACTATATACATATGAGGTCCAGACTACTGTTCCTGTACATACAAGAACAAAAAATTACTTATGGGAAggccaaataataattttatgtttatatattactgtttacattttagcaatttcattaattatttgtgaccctggaccacaaaaccagtcataagtagcacgggtatatttgtaccaatagccaacaatacactgtatgggtcaaacttactaaattttcttttatgccaaaaatcattaggatattaagtaaagatcatgtcccatgaagatatcttgtaaatttcctaccgtaaatatatcaaaacttaatttttgattagtaatatgcattgccaagaacttcatttggacaattttaaaggtgattttctcaatatttagattttttcacacccacagattccagattttcaaatagttttatctcagccaactatcctaacaaaccatacatcaacgaaAAGCTTATCTATCTagttgtataaatctcagtttcacaGCTTATACTTCATATAACCTAGTGTGACAGCATGAACCCAGAACACACTGCCACAGAGGGTTAATGTGTGTTCAATGAACTATCTTTTATTCTTGGGTAATAGCGGTGGCAATGCTCAATAGCTTTTTTGTATCCCAGGCTGAAACTGACTTTTAAAACCTTAACCTACCATGATAAACATTCACACCACGTGTGGATAAAAATGCTTAAGTATGTTGGCCCTTATGTGTTTGTCAATATTGTGGTCATGTGATCATCAGGTGTCACCTCACTGACGCTCATACCTTATAATAGGCCCCATCTGAAGCAGATGCATGAAGAGCACAAGGGGTCGGTCTCTCCCCAAGTCCCGGTGCACGAACGTCAGCGTGAGCTGGGTCAGAACCGACGGAACCAGCATGAATGTAATAGTCAGCCCCATCCACACTACGTCGTCACTCTTATGGTACATGCTGCTGAGCACCGAGGCGCATATGATCTCCGCGCAGTACAGGGCGGTGGTCCACAGCACGCTGAAGGGTGGCTGGACTTTACCGTGGTTGATCACCATCACGACGCCGTTCTCAGTCGGGTTCGCGGCGGACTGCTGCGCCACCACCTCCGTGATGTCATGCTCGGTCGGCTTGTTGTTTTCCATCTTCTATCGTTACTTCTCGTGCGTTTTATATGGCTCGAGATTCATGCCACTGTTTGTGTAAAGTCATCGTCGGTGATTCGGATCTCAAATCAACCGTCTGCGCGGTGCATTTATATGAACTCGGCTCATATGCACACTGCCACATATGCAGTTCTGCGAAGGAAAGTCACATGAGTATGTAGTATGAAGTGAACTTCTGTGTTTTAAAGTATGCTACACGTACCCATTTAGATATTACGATGCCGCCAACGTCGATCAATTAAACCGTCTCCATTTCGCAGAGAGACTTTCAACGGAATTGTCTCCGATCCGAAAGCCCGATGTGTCCTGACATGTAGTGTCTCTGGCTGCTCTGCTGGAATCTCCCGGGTCCTAGTGCACAGCGATTGTGGTTAACCAAAGTTGATTCAGATTTGTGAACTATCTTTAGTAGGTCACTTTCCAGCAGCAGACAGCGAGATCGTGGTCTTCTTTGGCGCACGGCTCATCGCAGTGCAGGGGGCCAAGCCACTGCGCTCACGGCGACCCGAGTTCGATTCCCGTCTCGAGGTCCTATGCCGGTCCCGCTCCCCTCTCTCTAACCTTAACCAATATTTCCCTGTCATCTCTCCACTGTCCTGTCTAAATGATAAAGGAATAAAAAgcccaaaaaatataatttaaaaatatctatctTTAGTAGGTCTGTTTTATATTCTGTAGGCCTATCTTCTTTTCACTCCAATTGAATGAGAGGGCAAACTGATGGCAGCAAACTGAatttaaacttgaatttaatttctATGAAGATGGCAGTAGCCTATCCTTGAGACTTTAATATAAGCATTTTTTGGTTGTCTATATATTTGCATGAAATGCAAGGTCAGGGGACAGCAGAGAGGCTTCTAAATTTATGGACAAAGAGCTTACAACAAGAAGAAAGCAGTACAAATATAGCCGGCTGTTACATATTacttaattaatatatacataaatatgtatatgtgctGGAAGTGAAATGAATTTGCTTTAAAGCAAGTTTGAAATTAAAGTAGCCACACCACtgtcagaaatgtattttttttttaataaactgaacaATTTTCCTTCTTGAAACGATTTCAAACACATTATAACCTATATGAGGTGAACTGAATTGAATATATGAGGGCATTTTTTATCTTTAGAactgcatattttcattctaaCCTCATAAAACACacttgtaaaaatatgtaattaataatatacagtattttgctCGTCTTGTATatcttaatgcattttttatgatcACCAGAGCTAAGATGATCATCAGTTCAACAACATCTGATGCTTTTCAAAATTgtaagtatttgttttttatataaccTATTGTACTGTTATACTATTAATCTAGACACTCTTTTTCTGTAATGTTCTTTAATAATCTTAATCATGCTAATACAAGATCAACTGTCCCTGAAACAcaagataaaaatgtataaagcTTGAATGCCTTGATTTCTGCTTAAACCACAGTGCAAACAATGATTGCTTTTGTATACGTTAAGTTGTTCATGAGAAAATGGCTTTAGCTTGCCATTTGTCCACTTGTACATATATTTGTAAAGTCAAGGATGTCAATGGGTCTATGATCACAGGGGCCTTGAACTGAGAGTCCCACTGTGGCCTGACACCCCGAATCAAACTGCTGCAGGTGTGAAACTGATACACAGACTAACATTTGTTGCAGTGAACATTAGCAATACATTTAGAAATTAGAAATATCATCTCCTTATTGCAGCTTTGATGTTTTATACAAGTCATGATACATTGGTGTTGCTTTTGAAATACATTACACATGTGGTGTGTTTATTTTCACAATTGCAACTATGTACTTATGCCTGTATTTAGACATTACAATTCAAGAGAGAGCCTCCGAAGCATTTGGTGTCCCAGGGGCCTCACATGGCCATAAACCAGCCTTGTAAATACTCACATTGAAAACAGCCATTGCCTATGACAGCCACATAGTAAAACACTAACAATGGCTATTTGAAAGCACCTgcatcttagattttttttcagtatagagATTTAGCATGTCAGTTGAATATCTTTACTACATGAGGAGAGACACAGCTGTTGCTCTGCATTATCATCCCCACAGACTGATTGTCCCAAACTGAACTAGCCATGatcagtaaacaaatgcatatgGCCTTCTCTGACTCAGATCCACAGTTGTCAAGCTCTCAAATGCCCAGTGAatcatataatgcagtgattagTAAAATACATGAGCTTGTGGAATTCTTGGATCTTATATAATGTGGTATGTGCAGTTGTCCAGCCTGTGATTCATGGAATCGGATGTATTAAATGAGGCACTGTAAGGACGTGTCATGGGGTTGTGCCTGCACTCAAGGCTCCACATGAGTTTAGTCAGCAGATGAAGTAAGTGCCTGTCAGTAATTACTTAATCAGATCAGACTACAGAGAAGTAAAGAGgatgttgcttttgttttgtttttgccagtTGCCACACATCCGGTTTTAAGTGGAAGAAACTACCTTCAGTAATTTGATCTTTCAGAGAATCACTCGAATTGATAGATGTGGATGCATGCCTAAAGCGTTTTGTAATTCAGtggaaaaatgattttttttttaaagttatatatagattattggagtataagaaaatactatttcagtctttttactttcaaaatgaatgttatttcctgtttctttgtaattatttgtggaatATACTAGCATCAAATTTGATTTCAGTGTAGATCCTAAAATGactgaacagaaaaacaaatgtcttGAATTGGACCTCTGGTGGTCAAAAGTATGTCATACACCTCAGGAAACTCAATGCTGCAGATAATCAGACCCTGGACTCTATCAGATGTAAACACTGTGTTCTCAACTGTAATTCTAAAATTCTTGGAAAATGAAAAGCACCTGATAAAACAGGAAGTGATCGTAGCAGTTAATCTTTTCTAACGCCTgtgccaaatatttatttattcaaatgtagtTGATTTAGATGAAGGTTGAGATTCAGCGCAGTCTGTGTACTGTGCTTAGAACAACCTTTGACTTGGAATCTTGTGACAGAGACAGACGCAGACTTTGATGTGGGTTGAGCCCAAAACTGCATGTTATTATCATAATTACATGACTACCTGACATGAAGTTAAGGTGCAGGAAAGACAGTCATGGTGTGGTCACTGAAGTTTGGTCTTATGCAGTAAAGCTCTTAAAATTCCTGTAAAATGTATAACTGACGCATTATGACTGACATTATGACATTATGTATAACTGACATTATGAACTGGCTCTGAAAAGTATTTGCTacacttaaaaatgaatacataaaacaaaatatggttAAGAAATCATTAAAAGAGCAAGAAAAGCAAGACATTGACTAAAATTATTACAttgaccaaaaatgacaatgGAATGGGTTGGTTACAgtaagtaattattaaaaaagaaagaaaagtaaagttAGATGGTTTCATTTTTTgcaaatgccacttggtttggtattttatgtaatgcaaatatatttaaatactttttaaatactgtgtgcttttgaaatttaatgaaaaaaaataatcaggcTAAAAGACCATTCACACCAACAACAATAACTACATAACTATAACAATATTTATACTGGTGTCTTATAATATGACTCTGTTTATTAGTTGTCTAGTACCTTATATGCCTAAGCTCTTTATAATCGGGTGGATTCTGATTAGCTGTCAGTATTTTTCTCATTcatcaaca
The Cyprinus carpio isolate SPL01 chromosome B14, ASM1834038v1, whole genome shotgun sequence DNA segment above includes these coding regions:
- the xkrx gene encoding XK-related protein 2, whose translation is MENNKPTEHDITEVVAQQSAANPTENGVVMVINHGKVQPPFSVLWTTALYCAEIICASVLSSMYHKSDDVVWMGLTITFMLVPSVLTQLTLTFVHRDLGRDRPLVLFMHLLQMGPIIRCIEALVVYCQAGKNEEPYVTISRKIKLKHGRGLGPAFECEIGHSERKLAVHRNAFKRTAVIQAFLGSTPQLTLQLYATIQEKYVLPTRLALMIISMISIVYGALVCSVLAIQIKYDDYKVRMKPAAYLCMILWRGLEIATRITTLVLFSTTLRFWVVLVGMGNLFIFFFQPWVEFWARKASLPENIEKNFSKLSTTVVLCMVTFLYACINIFCWSAVQLDLADHDLVEKQPRWRSLAIYYTLRFMENVTLMILWYYYKSDFYEYICTPLLVVQLIVCYGLAVIFMLVFHQFCHPCRRLFHYNVEDCLRCSCCWKKKQSQPPENHARDPQEHASPDLTNHLTDRETDIVDDIMEAA